The genomic region CGCCAGCGAACGATCAGCGTCGCCCGCAGCCTGGCGATGTTCCTGACCCGCAAGCTGACGAGCCTGAGCTACCCCGAGATCGCCAGCCGCATGGGCAAGCGGAACCACTCCACCGTCATCAGCGCCTGCCGCCGCATGGAGACGGCGATCAAAAAGGACGAGCCGCTGTCCTGGTCGACCAGCACCGGCGAACGCACCGAGCCAGCGTCGGAGCTGGCCCAACGCCTCGAAGACCTCGCCCGCGTGAGCGACCCGGAGTGACGAGCCCGTCGTCATCCTGAGCGAGCGCAGCGAGTCGAAGGACCTCGCCTGTGCCTTGTCACACGAACCAGACGAGGTCCCTCGGCTGCGCTCGGGATGACGGACGGGTTCAATCGCTGATGAACGCGACGCCCATGCGGACGTCGCCGACGCGATTGTCGCCGGCTTCGCGTTCGACGACGCAATCGCCGCGGTAGCCGGCATCGTCGAGCAGCTTCACGAACGCCGGCCAGTCGACCGCCCCGTCGCCGACGGGGACTTCGGTGCCCCATTCGACGCCCGGCTGGTCGCTGGGCGTTGCGTCTTTGAGGTGGACTTGCTTGACGTGCGGCAGCAGCTTGGCCAGCGCGTCGATCGGGTCGCCGCAGCCGTAGAGGACCATGTTGGCTGGGTCGAAGTTGACGCCGATGTTGTCGAGCCTCGAGAGCAGTCCGACGAGCGCGTCGGCGGGTTCCTGGCCTGTCTCGAGCGCGACCTCGCAGCCGGCCTTGCCGAAGATGTCCGCGACGTCGAGCAGTCGGCCGAGGACCTTCGTGTAGATCGGGTCATTCGTGTCATGCGGCACGAAGCCGGCGTGGAAGGTGACGAGCTTCAAACCCATCTGCCCTGCCACGTCGGCCGCGGCGAGCATCGCGTCGCGTGTGTCAGGCCACGTCTCGTCCGGCACGACGCCGCCGGTTCTGGTGATGGCGGCGATGGAGGAGTAGTCCTCGCCGACGCACTCGACCATGCCACTGACGACCTCGATGCCGGCGTCCGTGAGTTTCGCCGGCGTGTCCGCCCAAGCGTCGCCGCCCGATGACAACGGGTTGAGGTGCAGCTGCACGCGCGACAGGCCGGTCTGGCGAACCTTGTCGATCAAGTCATCGGCCGACGTCGGCTGCAGCGACCAGGAACAGACGGCGAGGCGGTCGGGAGCGATCATTTCAAAGGGTAGAAACGCACTCCGTCATCCTGAGCGAGCGCAGCGAGTCGAAGGACCTCGCCTGTGCTGCGGAGGCAAAATCAAACGAGGCCCCTCGGCTGCGCTCGGGATGACGGATCAGGCAGAAGAGCGTGCCGCGGGTTGGCGGCCCAGGTCGAGCATGGTGCGGATGCCGGGGTTGATGTGCGGCAGGACGCGGGCGGCATTGACGAGGGCCGCGACGGTCGCCGAGTCGCCGGGTGTGCCGCCGTCGAGTTTCATGCGGAGGGGGACCGGGCCGTCGAGTTCGACGGCGTCGTGCGGGTCGTCCCAGCCGACGCTCATGATGAGGTCGAGCTCGACGTCGAGGCCGTCGCCACGCCACCGCCCGACGTTGTGGATGCCGGCCACCTGACCCGGAGCGATCTCGCCGAGCGCCGACGGCGTGGCGGCCTTGGCGACGACAGGCTCGAGGGTCTCCTCGACACTGCCGGCTTCGACAGTTCGGCCCAGGCCGCTCGCGACGAGCGCGACCGACTCGGCCATGCCGCGATGACCGATGGTGCCCGCCCGTCGTCGCTCGTCGAAGGCTTCGACGGTCATCGTCGCGCCGACCTTTGCCTGCAGCGGCTTGCGACGCGTGCCCGCATCGACACGACGCCGCGCCCGCACGGCCGAGACTTCGAGCACCATCGAGCTGAGCACGACCGGCAGCGTGTCGAGCACGAAGCCGGGGTTGACGCCCGTGCCGAGGAACGCGACGCCGGCTTCGGTCGCGACGGCATCAAGTTCCTTCGCCAGGTCCGCGTGCCGGTACGTCGGCCAAAGCATCTCTTCGCAGGAGCTGACGACGTGCGTCTTCTGCCCGGCGGCGGCGCGGAGCAGCGGCTCCATCTTGTCAAAGTCGCTGGTCGTGCAGACGATCGCGACGTCGGCCGCCTGCAGGGTCTCGGTCACCTTCGGCCAGCCGTCGACGGGCGAGCTGCCGACGAGATCGGGCGAGACGTCGACGAGACCGGCGAGCGTCATCTGCGGATCAGCGACGACGGCCTTGGCGGCAGCGAGACCAATGGGGCCGAGGCCGACGACGGAAACTTGGAGCGGGTTGGGCATGTGGGTTCGGTTGGGTTCAGCCTTTGACGGCACCGGCGAGGATGCCGCGCGTCAGCCAGCGTTGCATGAGAAGGTAGACGATCACCATCGGCACCAGCGCCATCAGGCTGGCGGCGTAGGCGTAGCGGATTTCGGTCGAAAAGACGGACAACAGCCGGTTGATCGCAACCGGCAGCGTCAGATTCGACTCGCGCTGCAGCACGATCAACGGCCAGAGCAGATTGCTCCACGCGGCGATAATGCTGAAGACCGCCAGCGTCGCCAACGTCGGCCTGGCAAGCGGAAGCATGACGTGCCACCAAACGCGGAGGCTGTCGGCCCCGTCGATGCGAGCGGCTTCTTCGAGTGCTGCCGGCACGCCGAGGAAGGCCTGGCGGCAGAGGTAGATGCCGAACGCCGTCACGCTGAACGGCAGGAAGACGGCGAGCAGCGTGTCGTACAGGCCGAGGTCGCTGATCGTCACGAACAGCGGCACAACGATCACCTGTTCGGGCACCATGAGCGTCGCGAGGACGATCAGGAAGAGCGTGTTCCGACCGCGGAAATTCATCCGAGCCAGCGGATAAGCGGCGAGCGCAGCGAGCCCCACGTTGAGGATTGTCTGACACGCGGTGACGATCACGCTGTTGACCAGCGGCCGCCACAACCCGCCGACCTCCGCGGCACCGACGAAGTTCTCGCCGGTCCACTCGCTGATCGGTGCGACCTCCGACGTCCCCGTCCCGCCCGGCTGAATCGCGACGATCAGCAACCACAACGCCGGCCCCACCGCCAGCACGACCAGTGCCGTCGCGAGCGCGTAGTACGCCGCCTTCAACCACGTCGGCCGCTCGTTGGTCAATCTTCCTCCTTGCCGAGGCGAAGGTTGACCACGCTGAACGCCAGCAGCACGACGAACAGGCAGACGCCGATCGCACACGCCGCCCCGAAGCTCCCGCCGTCGAAGGCGGTGTCGTAGATCAGCGGCACCACCGTCTTGCTCTCCGTCGGCGCACCCCGCGCGACGACCCACAGCTCATCGAAGACCTTGAGCGCGCCGATCGAGCTGATGATGAGCACCAGCACCAACACCGGCCGAAGGCTCGGCAGCGTGACGTGTCGGAAAACGCCCCACCGCCCCGCCCCGTCGATGCCGGCTGCCTCTTCGAGTTCGCGCGGCACGCTCATCAGGCCAGCGAGGAAAATCATCATGTAGTAGCCGAAGCCCTTCCAGAGCGTGACGACCATCGCCGTCAGCAAGACCCATGGCCAGCCGGTAAGCCACGGCACTGGGCCGAGTCCGATCGAGCCGAGCCAGCCGTTGATCAGGCCGTCCTCCTCACGGAAGAGCACGCGCCACGCCACCGCCGCGACGATCGTCGGCGTGACGACCGGCAGGAAGAGCAACGCCCGCAACCACGGCCCCGTGCCACGCAGGCCGCTGTGCACCGTCATCGCCGCCGCCAGCGAGACGACCATGATCGCCGGCGTCACGACGAGGTAGATCATGCTGTTGCCCAGCGTCCACCAGAACCGCTCGCCGCCCAGCACGCGCCGGTAGTTTTCCAGGCCGACCCACTCCGCTCGCGACATCAAACTGCCGTCGCCGAAGAGGTCGACGCGTGTGAGCGACAGGTATGCGACCTGCACGAACGCGAAGATGACGAAGACGCCCAGGATCAGCAGCGCCGGCAGCAGAAACGCGTACGGCGTCCACGGCTCGTGCGGGCGAAGCTTGCTCATCGCCATGGCATCCCCGCCGCGTCGGCACGAAGGATGCGGTCCCACTCGACCTCGACGTCACGCAACGTCGGTTCGACCTCGGCATTGTCGATCAGGATCGAGCGCATGCCGTCGTCGAAGACGCGGCGGAGATCGGGCCACGTGGCCGTCGGGGCGGCGAAGGAGCGGGCGGAGGCGAGCTGTTCGACGCTGAGCGACGTCGCCTTCTCCTGAAGATCGCCGGTGCGGTTGAAGGCGGGATCGGAAAGGCTCGCGATCGTGCTCGGCACGCGGCCGGCCTCGATGGCGAGTTCGGTCTGCCACTCGGGCGACGTGACGTGCCACGCGAGTTTGGCGGCGAGTTCCGCGTTTTTCGTCTGTCGGCCGACGGCGACGTGCGTGACCGCGACGCCCGGTACGCCGAGCTTGCCGACGATGCTCGGGGCGACGACGAGTTTGTCGTAGACGCGCTCGCTCTTGTTGCGGATGCGGTGGAGCGCGTTGGCATTGATGAGGGCGACGGTCTCGCCGGCCATGCCGTTGACCATCGCCTCGTAGCCGCCGGTGGACGTATCGCGCGGCAGCCGGCCGTCGCGGAAGGCGTCCACAAAGAGCGTGACGAAGTCGACAGCTTCGGGCGTGGTGAGGGCCGCGTGGTAGCCGCCGTCGGCATGAGGCCGGACGATCTCGATACCGTCGGCGAGCATCATCGGCGGCAGATCGCTGCGGTCGCCCAGCGGCAACGACAGCAGGTAGCTGCCGGTCATTTCCTTGAACGGCCCGGCCTGTTCGAGCAGCGTCAGCCAGTCGCCGCCAACCGTCTCGGGCGACAACCCGCCGGCCGCGAGCAACTCGGCGTTCATCACGCGGATCGTCGTCGACAGGTACCACGGCAACCCGACCAGCCGGCCGTCGATGCGGTTGGCCGCGAGCGGCCCGGCGACGAACTGCGACGTCGGATCGCCCGGCAACTTGTCATCGATCGGCAGCAGCGCATCAAGCCCGGCGAACTGGGCAAAGTGCTGGTCGCTGAAGTTGATCACGTCCGGCAGCGTCCCCGCCGCCCCGGCCGCGAAGGCCTTGCGCCGCATCGCATCGGCCGCGACGTCGGTCCAACGGACCCGGACGCCGGGATTGGCCTCCTCGAAGGCGGCGACGAGTCGTGTGACGTAGTCGTCGAACCGCGGCCGAAGGGCCCAGGTCCAGAAGTCGAGGACGGTGTCGCTGCCACTTCGGCGGTTGCAGGCGAGCGTGGAGCCACAGAGTGCGGCGACGGCAGACAGCAACGCCGTCCGACGCGTGATGACGTCGGACGGCACGGGTGGCCGTGAAGATGGGACTGTGGGCGAAGTCAACGCCCGGCCTACCGGCTGGCTTCGAATTCGATCAGGCGGTCGTCAAGCGGCGACCACTTGGCCTTGCCGGTGCTGATCCACGTGTCGGGGTCGCTCTCGTCGCCGACGGTGGTCAGTGCGCGACTGGTGAGGAGTTCGACGTGCCCGTCAGCGAAAGCGAAGTTGGCGGTTCCGTTGCGGAACTGAGGCTGGTCGGGCTCTGGAACGTCGCGGCCGTGACGGGAGAAATCGATGTCGCTGGCCATCCGTGGATAGCCAAGGGCGTTGGGGAACGGTGCGACTTGAACCTCAATGAACTTTGCTGCGGGCGTCACGCCGTGCGGTCCGCCAATGACGGGCCGAGAGTAGGTGCCGTCGGCATCTTGTGTGATTTGCCAGGCTTCGCCGAAGAGGATCATGCTCGTCGCATCACTGACCGTGGCGTTCCACTGTTCGCCGCGTGGAAGGCCGGTCGAGGCCGTCGGGACGCGGACAAGGCTATCCAAGAATCCAGGGTCTATGCCGAAGTTGCCGTTGATGTCTGGGCCGATCGCACCGGCGTGCAGGTCGCTGCTGGCGAAGGCATTCATGGCGTAGGACCGAAGCGCTTCGGACTCGTCCGAAGGGCACTGGAAGACCCCTCCGAGGAGATTCTCAGTGCCCGCCGCAAGATCATCCTTCGGCAGGTACAACCCGATCCGCTCGGCGCTCAGCCACTCCAACCGACGCACCCCGGCGAGCGGATTCCCAGGCACGAGCGCGACGTCGTAAAAGTTCGGGGAGTATCGCGAATTGAAGTCGATCGAGTAGTTCGTCATCGACTGTGCGAGCTGACGCATGTTGCTCGCGCACTTGACGTTGTTGGCCGACTGGCGTGCGCGGCTGAGCGTCGGCAGCAGGATGCCGACGAGCAGCGCGATAATGCCGATGACGACCAGCAGCTCGACGAGCGTGAAGCCGCGGTGTTGGGAAGCGGGAGTCATGTCGTGGTCCTCCAGGGGATAAATGATCGAGGTGGACTCGTTTCTCCCGATGAAACGCACGTTTCGCTGGGTTGGCAGCGAAGGTGCAGATGCTGAGGCCTCGCCCAGGACGAGCGAGTGCCAGACTCAGCGGCGGCGACGCAGGAGCGCCAGTCCGCCGAGGCCGGCCAGGGCCAGCGTGGTCGGCTCCGGGACGACCGTGACGTACCACGCGTCGAGCGCCGCGATGTCGCTGCCGCTGGTGGCACCGAAGTTGGCACGCAGGATGCCAAAGTCGGCCAGGTCGACGTTGCCGTCGCCGTTGAAGTCGCCCATCTCGAAGGTCGACATGCTG from Planctomycetota bacterium harbors:
- a CDS encoding prepilin-type N-terminal cleavage/methylation domain-containing protein; translation: MTPASQHRGFTLVELLVVIGIIALLVGILLPTLSRARQSANNVKCASNMRQLAQSMTNYSIDFNSRYSPNFYDVALVPGNPLAGVRRLEWLSAERIGLYLPKDDLAAGTENLLGGVFQCPSDESEALRSYAMNAFASSDLHAGAIGPDINGNFGIDPGFLDSLVRVPTASTGLPRGEQWNATVSDATSMILFGEAWQITQDADGTYSRPVIGGPHGVTPAAKFIEVQVAPFPNALGYPRMASDIDFSRHGRDVPEPDQPQFRNGTANFAFADGHVELLTSRALTTVGDESDPDTWISTGKAKWSPLDDRLIEFEASR
- a CDS encoding sugar ABC transporter permease, with translation MSKLRPHEPWTPYAFLLPALLILGVFVIFAFVQVAYLSLTRVDLFGDGSLMSRAEWVGLENYRRVLGGERFWWTLGNSMIYLVVTPAIMVVSLAAAMTVHSGLRGTGPWLRALLFLPVVTPTIVAAVAWRVLFREEDGLINGWLGSIGLGPVPWLTGWPWVLLTAMVVTLWKGFGYYMMIFLAGLMSVPRELEEAAGIDGAGRWGVFRHVTLPSLRPVLVLVLIISSIGALKVFDELWVVARGAPTESKTVVPLIYDTAFDGGSFGAACAIGVCLFVVLLAFSVVNLRLGKEED
- a CDS encoding dihydrodipicolinate reductase, which translates into the protein MPNPLQVSVVGLGPIGLAAAKAVVADPQMTLAGLVDVSPDLVGSSPVDGWPKVTETLQAADVAIVCTTSDFDKMEPLLRAAAGQKTHVVSSCEEMLWPTYRHADLAKELDAVATEAGVAFLGTGVNPGFVLDTLPVVLSSMVLEVSAVRARRRVDAGTRRKPLQAKVGATMTVEAFDERRRAGTIGHRGMAESVALVASGLGRTVEAGSVEETLEPVVAKAATPSALGEIAPGQVAGIHNVGRWRGDGLDVELDLIMSVGWDDPHDAVELDGPVPLRMKLDGGTPGDSATVAALVNAARVLPHINPGIRTMLDLGRQPAARSSA
- a CDS encoding carbohydrate ABC transporter permease, with amino-acid sequence MTNERPTWLKAAYYALATALVVLAVGPALWLLIVAIQPGGTGTSEVAPISEWTGENFVGAAEVGGLWRPLVNSVIVTACQTILNVGLAALAAYPLARMNFRGRNTLFLIVLATLMVPEQVIVVPLFVTISDLGLYDTLLAVFLPFSVTAFGIYLCRQAFLGVPAALEEAARIDGADSLRVWWHVMLPLARPTLATLAVFSIIAAWSNLLWPLIVLQRESNLTLPVAINRLLSVFSTEIRYAYAASLMALVPMVIVYLLMQRWLTRGILAGAVKG
- a CDS encoding extracellular solute-binding protein, with the translated sequence MPSDVITRRTALLSAVAALCGSTLACNRRSGSDTVLDFWTWALRPRFDDYVTRLVAAFEEANPGVRVRWTDVAADAMRRKAFAAGAAGTLPDVINFSDQHFAQFAGLDALLPIDDKLPGDPTSQFVAGPLAANRIDGRLVGLPWYLSTTIRVMNAELLAAGGLSPETVGGDWLTLLEQAGPFKEMTGSYLLSLPLGDRSDLPPMMLADGIEIVRPHADGGYHAALTTPEAVDFVTLFVDAFRDGRLPRDTSTGGYEAMVNGMAGETVALINANALHRIRNKSERVYDKLVVAPSIVGKLGVPGVAVTHVAVGRQTKNAELAAKLAWHVTSPEWQTELAIEAGRVPSTIASLSDPAFNRTGDLQEKATSLSVEQLASARSFAAPTATWPDLRRVFDDGMRSILIDNAEVEPTLRDVEVEWDRILRADAAGMPWR
- a CDS encoding sugar phosphate isomerase/epimerase family protein encodes the protein MIAPDRLAVCSWSLQPTSADDLIDKVRQTGLSRVQLHLNPLSSGGDAWADTPAKLTDAGIEVVSGMVECVGEDYSSIAAITRTGGVVPDETWPDTRDAMLAAADVAGQMGLKLVTFHAGFVPHDTNDPIYTKVLGRLLDVADIFGKAGCEVALETGQEPADALVGLLSRLDNIGVNFDPANMVLYGCGDPIDALAKLLPHVKQVHLKDATPSDQPGVEWGTEVPVGDGAVDWPAFVKLLDDAGYRGDCVVEREAGDNRVGDVRMGVAFISD